A section of the Babylonia areolata isolate BAREFJ2019XMU chromosome 1, ASM4173473v1, whole genome shotgun sequence genome encodes:
- the LOC143294213 gene encoding uncharacterized protein LOC143294213 isoform X3 — protein MAATSDHVAARQNEAGRRRGSGKSGQEKMMPAPVEAVVQLGYPPDLVLFTYQRLLSARAHPSHHTATSPSSGSRDDAMTGNTPPPRAVSADTLLIAVDEAVRHSDVGSSGAGELGASAAMPLVAGGFQDGEGDTPSEEVQEDGGGDEAPSTLPTSSGPGQQPAGGNSRTPSSTDNLSSTDDQSESADNQASINHQPSTDNSESSVSSTMESSSSTTPAAASVSRDRSPGPAKPEEGAAAAADERASDRNLQLAKLRALRAENRRLKARQTCRQCRQRPVALTLLPCGHFCFCQECGSTLEKCPLCRKTILADVRTFVA, from the coding sequence ATGGCCGCCACAAGTGATCACGTGGCTGCCAGACAGAACGAGGCAGGCCGGCGGAGAGGCAGCGGGAAAAGTGGACAGGAAAAGATGATGCCAGCTCCGGTGGAAGCGGTCGTTCAGTTGGGATACCCCCCTGACCTCGTCCTCTTCACCTACCAGCGGCTCCTGTCTGCACGGGCACACCCCTCCCATCATACCGCCACTTCTCCCTCCTCCGGAAGTAGGGATGACGCCATGACCGGAAACACCCCGCCACCACGTGCCGTCTCCGCAGATACGCTGTTGATTGCTGTGGATGAGGCAGTGCGTCATTCTGACGTCGGGTCCTCTGGTGCTGGAGAGCTTGGTGCCAGCGCTGCCATGCCATTAGTAGCTGGTGGGTTCCAGGATGGGGAGGGTGACACGCCCAGTGAGGAAGTGCAGGaggatggtggcggtgatgaagcaccctccactctccctacTTCTTCAGGACCTGGTCAGCAACCAGCTGGTGGTAACAGCCGCACTCCATCTTCCACTGACAACCTGTCTTCAACTGATGACCAGTCTGAGTCAGCTGACAACCAGGCTTCCATCAACCACCAGCCTTCCACCGACAATTCAGAGAGCTCTGTATCCTCCACCATGGAGTCTTCCTCCAGCACTACGCCGGCTGCTGCATCAGTGTCACGTGACAGAAGCCCCGGGCCCGCCAAGCCGGAAGAGGGCGCAGCAGCAGCGGCCGACGAGAGAGCGTCGGACAGAAATCTCCAGCTGGCCAAGCTGCGGGCTTTGAGGGCGGAGAACCGACGACTGAAGGCGCGGCAGACATGTCGCCAGTGCCGTCAGAGGCCTGTAGCCCTGACCTTGCTTCCCTGCGGTCACTTCTGCTTCTGCCAGGAATGTGGCTCGACCTTGGAGAAGTGCCCACTGTGCAGGAAAACGATTCTTGCTGACGTCAGAACTTTCGTGGCGTAA
- the LOC143294213 gene encoding uncharacterized protein LOC143294213 isoform X2: MTNQYQSVKTNLTSQTPERTLRDVLNMAATSDHVAARQNEAGRRRGSGKSGQEKMMPAPVEAVVQLGYPPDLVLFTYQRLLSARAHPSHHTATSPSSGSRDDAMTGNTPPPRAVSADTLLIAVDEAVRHSDVGSSGAGELGASAAMPLVAGGFQDGEGDTPSEEVQEDGGGDEAPSTLPTSSGPGQQPAGGNSRTPSSTDNLSSTDDQSESADNQASINHQPSTDNSESSVSSTMESSSSTTPAAASVSRDRSPGPAKPEEGAAAAADERASDRNLQLAKLRALRAENRRLKARQTCRQCRQRPVALTLLPCGHFCFCQECGSTLEKCPLCRKTILADVRTFVA; encoded by the exons ATGACAAACCAGTATCAGTCAG TGAAAACAAACCTGACCAGTCAAACACCTGAAAGAACACTTCGTGACGTTCTGAACATGGCCGCCACAAGTGATCACGTGGCTGCCAGACAGAACGAGGCAGGCCGGCGGAGAGGCAGCGGGAAAAGTGGACAGGAAAAGATGATGCCAGCTCCGGTGGAAGCGGTCGTTCAGTTGGGATACCCCCCTGACCTCGTCCTCTTCACCTACCAGCGGCTCCTGTCTGCACGGGCACACCCCTCCCATCATACCGCCACTTCTCCCTCCTCCGGAAGTAGGGATGACGCCATGACCGGAAACACCCCGCCACCACGTGCCGTCTCCGCAGATACGCTGTTGATTGCTGTGGATGAGGCAGTGCGTCATTCTGACGTCGGGTCCTCTGGTGCTGGAGAGCTTGGTGCCAGCGCTGCCATGCCATTAGTAGCTGGTGGGTTCCAGGATGGGGAGGGTGACACGCCCAGTGAGGAAGTGCAGGaggatggtggcggtgatgaagcaccctccactctccctacTTCTTCAGGACCTGGTCAGCAACCAGCTGGTGGTAACAGCCGCACTCCATCTTCCACTGACAACCTGTCTTCAACTGATGACCAGTCTGAGTCAGCTGACAACCAGGCTTCCATCAACCACCAGCCTTCCACCGACAATTCAGAGAGCTCTGTATCCTCCACCATGGAGTCTTCCTCCAGCACTACGCCGGCTGCTGCATCAGTGTCACGTGACAGAAGCCCCGGGCCCGCCAAGCCGGAAGAGGGCGCAGCAGCAGCGGCCGACGAGAGAGCGTCGGACAGAAATCTCCAGCTGGCCAAGCTGCGGGCTTTGAGGGCGGAGAACCGACGACTGAAGGCGCGGCAGACATGTCGCCAGTGCCGTCAGAGGCCTGTAGCCCTGACCTTGCTTCCCTGCGGTCACTTCTGCTTCTGCCAGGAATGTGGCTCGACCTTGGAGAAGTGCCCACTGTGCAGGAAAACGATTCTTGCTGACGTCAGAACTTTCGTGGCGTAA
- the LOC143294213 gene encoding uncharacterized protein LOC143294213 isoform X1, with the protein MHFRDLVWDEMTNQYQSVKTNLTSQTPERTLRDVLNMAATSDHVAARQNEAGRRRGSGKSGQEKMMPAPVEAVVQLGYPPDLVLFTYQRLLSARAHPSHHTATSPSSGSRDDAMTGNTPPPRAVSADTLLIAVDEAVRHSDVGSSGAGELGASAAMPLVAGGFQDGEGDTPSEEVQEDGGGDEAPSTLPTSSGPGQQPAGGNSRTPSSTDNLSSTDDQSESADNQASINHQPSTDNSESSVSSTMESSSSTTPAAASVSRDRSPGPAKPEEGAAAAADERASDRNLQLAKLRALRAENRRLKARQTCRQCRQRPVALTLLPCGHFCFCQECGSTLEKCPLCRKTILADVRTFVA; encoded by the exons ATGCACTTCAGGGATCTTGTttgggatgagatgacaaaccagtATCAGTCAG TGAAAACAAACCTGACCAGTCAAACACCTGAAAGAACACTTCGTGACGTTCTGAACATGGCCGCCACAAGTGATCACGTGGCTGCCAGACAGAACGAGGCAGGCCGGCGGAGAGGCAGCGGGAAAAGTGGACAGGAAAAGATGATGCCAGCTCCGGTGGAAGCGGTCGTTCAGTTGGGATACCCCCCTGACCTCGTCCTCTTCACCTACCAGCGGCTCCTGTCTGCACGGGCACACCCCTCCCATCATACCGCCACTTCTCCCTCCTCCGGAAGTAGGGATGACGCCATGACCGGAAACACCCCGCCACCACGTGCCGTCTCCGCAGATACGCTGTTGATTGCTGTGGATGAGGCAGTGCGTCATTCTGACGTCGGGTCCTCTGGTGCTGGAGAGCTTGGTGCCAGCGCTGCCATGCCATTAGTAGCTGGTGGGTTCCAGGATGGGGAGGGTGACACGCCCAGTGAGGAAGTGCAGGaggatggtggcggtgatgaagcaccctccactctccctacTTCTTCAGGACCTGGTCAGCAACCAGCTGGTGGTAACAGCCGCACTCCATCTTCCACTGACAACCTGTCTTCAACTGATGACCAGTCTGAGTCAGCTGACAACCAGGCTTCCATCAACCACCAGCCTTCCACCGACAATTCAGAGAGCTCTGTATCCTCCACCATGGAGTCTTCCTCCAGCACTACGCCGGCTGCTGCATCAGTGTCACGTGACAGAAGCCCCGGGCCCGCCAAGCCGGAAGAGGGCGCAGCAGCAGCGGCCGACGAGAGAGCGTCGGACAGAAATCTCCAGCTGGCCAAGCTGCGGGCTTTGAGGGCGGAGAACCGACGACTGAAGGCGCGGCAGACATGTCGCCAGTGCCGTCAGAGGCCTGTAGCCCTGACCTTGCTTCCCTGCGGTCACTTCTGCTTCTGCCAGGAATGTGGCTCGACCTTGGAGAAGTGCCCACTGTGCAGGAAAACGATTCTTGCTGACGTCAGAACTTTCGTGGCGTAA